Proteins from one Thermobifida alba genomic window:
- a CDS encoding NADP-dependent oxidoreductase encodes MSRPDMRAVVIDSFGGPEVLRLTRLPRPVPGPGEVQVGVRAAGVGPVDCVTRRGRGEVRISRFPAVLGWDVAGTVTATGPGVHGFAVGDRVFGLLAFPGLAGAYAEYAVAHVNEVAALPEGVAFREAGGAPTAALTAWQALFSAAQVGAGQRVLVTAAAGGVGHLAVQLARWAGAEVAGVAPSGAHSFVKGLGAYQVVDRSADLAAETGRSFDVVVDASGDAGDALVSLLRPGGVFVSVAAAGVDRFRGRGVVARTVVVHPEGRQLERVAGLLRSGELRVAVDRVFRLPEAAAAHVHVERGCARGGVVLEVPDDER; translated from the coding sequence ATGTCCCGTCCTGACATGAGGGCCGTGGTGATCGACTCTTTCGGCGGCCCGGAGGTGCTCCGCCTCACCCGGCTGCCCCGGCCCGTCCCCGGCCCGGGCGAGGTCCAGGTCGGGGTGCGGGCCGCGGGGGTGGGCCCCGTCGACTGCGTGACCCGCCGGGGCCGCGGCGAGGTGCGGATCTCCCGGTTCCCCGCCGTACTGGGGTGGGACGTCGCCGGCACGGTGACCGCGACGGGCCCCGGCGTGCACGGTTTCGCCGTCGGCGACCGGGTGTTCGGCCTGCTCGCGTTCCCGGGGCTCGCGGGTGCCTACGCGGAGTACGCGGTGGCGCACGTGAACGAGGTGGCCGCGCTGCCGGAGGGGGTCGCGTTCCGGGAGGCGGGGGGTGCGCCGACGGCGGCTCTGACCGCCTGGCAGGCGCTGTTCTCCGCCGCGCAGGTGGGCGCGGGCCAGCGGGTCCTGGTCACCGCGGCCGCCGGCGGGGTCGGGCACCTGGCCGTGCAGTTGGCCCGGTGGGCCGGCGCCGAGGTGGCGGGAGTCGCTCCGTCCGGTGCGCACTCCTTCGTGAAGGGTCTGGGCGCGTACCAGGTCGTGGACCGTTCGGCGGACCTCGCGGCGGAGACGGGACGGTCCTTCGACGTCGTGGTGGACGCCTCCGGGGACGCCGGGGACGCGCTGGTGTCGCTGCTGCGGCCGGGAGGGGTCTTCGTGTCCGTGGCCGCGGCCGGCGTCGACCGGTTCCGGGGGCGCGGTGTCGTGGCGCGCACCGTGGTGGTCCATCCCGAGGGGCGGCAGTTGGAGCGGGTCGCCGGCCTGCTGCGGTCCGGGGAGTTGCGGGTCGCCGTGGACCGGGTGTTCCGGCTTCCCGAGGCCGCGGCGGCCCACGTCCACGTGGAGCGGGGATGTGCGCGGGGCGGGGTCGTGCTGGAGGTGCCCGACGACGAGCGGTGA
- a CDS encoding STM4014 family protein — MSSVPLAVVAVPGSRRLRLFTDAVRAAGRPDPVLLPWPELAAGQVRVPPGALVRVDSPGEDAETARLLSGLDHAPDPYRVEGSAAFHAGLRAALDRLAATVAATPGARLLQDVGDLAVMCDKRRCHARLDAAGVPVPPALRGPVDTYADLRARMAERGWSRVFVKPVHGSSASGVVALAARPDRVHAVTSADLVRTGTGVELYNSLRIRTYTDEADVAALVDTLCADGVHVERWLPKAGLHDRTIDLRVLVVAGRATHVVVRAAKSPMTNLHLGNARGDLAALRDRMGEAAWRSAMRTAEAAAACFPRTLHAGVDLLLSPGWRSSAVCEVNAFGDLLPGVLHEGRDSYAEQLDAVFSGRFTPPPPATPHRARPDTAGTGEGTAVRAD; from the coding sequence ATGAGCAGCGTTCCCCTCGCCGTCGTCGCCGTTCCCGGCAGCCGCAGACTGCGCCTGTTCACCGACGCGGTGCGCGCCGCCGGACGGCCCGACCCGGTCCTGCTGCCCTGGCCGGAACTGGCGGCCGGGCAGGTGCGGGTGCCGCCCGGCGCGCTGGTGCGCGTCGACTCCCCCGGGGAGGACGCCGAGACGGCGCGGCTGCTCAGCGGCCTCGACCACGCGCCCGACCCCTACCGGGTGGAGGGCAGCGCGGCCTTCCACGCGGGCCTGCGCGCCGCACTGGACCGGCTCGCCGCGACCGTGGCCGCAACCCCCGGCGCCCGGCTCCTCCAGGACGTGGGCGACCTCGCCGTCATGTGCGACAAGCGGCGCTGCCACGCCCGGCTCGACGCCGCCGGGGTGCCGGTGCCGCCCGCCCTGCGCGGCCCGGTCGACACCTACGCCGACCTGCGGGCGCGCATGGCCGAACGCGGCTGGAGCCGGGTGTTCGTCAAACCCGTGCACGGCTCCTCCGCCTCCGGGGTGGTGGCGCTCGCCGCCCGACCGGACCGGGTGCACGCGGTCACCTCCGCCGACCTGGTGCGCACCGGCACCGGAGTGGAGCTGTACAACAGCCTCCGCATCCGCACCTACACCGACGAGGCGGACGTGGCGGCCCTCGTCGACACGCTGTGCGCCGACGGCGTGCACGTGGAACGGTGGCTGCCGAAGGCGGGACTGCACGACCGCACCATCGACCTGCGGGTGCTGGTCGTGGCGGGCCGCGCCACCCACGTGGTGGTGCGCGCCGCGAAGTCGCCCATGACCAACCTGCACCTGGGCAACGCCCGCGGCGACCTCGCCGCGCTGCGCGACCGCATGGGCGAGGCCGCCTGGCGCAGCGCGATGCGCACCGCCGAGGCCGCCGCCGCGTGCTTCCCGCGCACCCTGCACGCCGGGGTCGACCTGCTGCTCAGTCCCGGCTGGCGCAGCAGCGCGGTGTGCGAGGTCAACGCGTTCGGCGACCTGCTGCCCGGCGTCCTGCACGAAGGCCGCGACAGCTACGCCGAACAGCTCGACGCGGTGTTCTCGGGACGGTTCACCCCGCCCCCGCCCGCCACACCGCACCGGGCGCGGCCCGACACGGCGGGAACCGGAGAGGGGACGGCGGTGAGAGCGGACTGA
- a CDS encoding 3-methyladenine DNA glycosylase, which translates to MDSAARFPMPEPRVVLTEQEWRERAARHAERAEEFVRSAQRPSARPVEGFLFTYYSHRPAQLRRWHPGPGVVLLGESARAAFGRWYRTTTVTGPSGVPVPGVELDVAAFVADRGRALRFVADLLSAVRARSAYFGCFGLHEWAMVYRQSPEERRHALPLRLGAEGTDRVVESHRIRCSHFDAFRFFTPEARPLNQLQPTRDSQVALDQPGCLHATMDCYKWAYKLSPAVPGELLLDCFELARDVRELDMRASPYDLSAHGYAPVRIETPEGKAEYTAAQRVFSERGQALRDRLLDVVAALEAAA; encoded by the coding sequence ATGGACAGCGCCGCCCGTTTCCCGATGCCCGAACCCCGTGTCGTCCTCACCGAGCAGGAGTGGCGGGAGCGCGCCGCCCGGCACGCCGAGCGAGCCGAGGAGTTCGTCCGCAGCGCCCAGCGCCCCTCGGCGCGGCCGGTGGAGGGCTTCCTGTTCACCTACTACAGCCACCGCCCCGCCCAGCTGCGCCGCTGGCATCCGGGACCGGGCGTGGTCCTGCTGGGCGAGTCGGCGCGCGCCGCGTTCGGCCGCTGGTACCGCACGACCACGGTCACCGGCCCCTCCGGTGTTCCGGTGCCGGGCGTGGAGCTGGACGTCGCGGCCTTCGTCGCGGACCGGGGCCGTGCGCTGCGGTTCGTCGCCGACCTGCTGTCGGCGGTCCGGGCGCGGAGCGCGTACTTCGGCTGCTTCGGCCTGCACGAGTGGGCGATGGTCTACCGGCAGTCCCCCGAGGAGCGGCGGCACGCGCTTCCGCTGCGGCTCGGCGCGGAGGGCACGGACCGGGTCGTCGAGTCGCACCGCATCCGCTGTTCGCACTTCGACGCGTTCCGCTTCTTCACTCCCGAGGCGCGCCCGCTCAACCAGCTCCAGCCCACCCGGGACAGTCAGGTCGCCCTCGACCAGCCGGGCTGCCTGCACGCCACCATGGACTGCTACAAGTGGGCCTACAAGCTCTCCCCCGCGGTCCCCGGCGAACTGCTGCTGGACTGCTTCGAGTTGGCGCGCGACGTGCGGGAGCTGGACATGCGCGCCTCCCCCTACGACCTGTCCGCCCACGGGTACGCCCCGGTGCGCATCGAGACGCCCGAGGGCAAGGCCGAGTACACCGCCGCCCAGCGGGTGTTCAGCGAACGCGGGCAGGCGCTGCGGGACCGGCTGCTGGACGTGGTCGCGGCGCTGGAGGCGGCGGCCTGA
- a CDS encoding STM4015 family protein, protein MAIHEHLTEFAGLPVVDYTPGCFDDRDARIRAAFADPGTAAWRLRAWYAEQKTFAAYVSDFTDQVDAARVTALIMGEWLGRGGPADSGADGVRDLLIAQADRFPALRALFLGEFTAEEFEISWIQQCDVTPLLAAFPRLEEFVVRGGDGLEFPAIRHEALRRLTVQTGGLPRRPVAGITASDLPALEHLELWFGVEGYGRSTEVDDLDRLLSGGAFPRLRSLGLRNAEHTDDLVRALAEAPLLDRLEVLDLSLGTLSDAGAEVIAQTPAFRRLRRLDLHHHYLSEEGQARLRAALPGVDLDLDDRREPDEFDPADDDPEYFRHGYPAVTE, encoded by the coding sequence ATGGCCATCCACGAGCACCTCACCGAGTTCGCCGGACTGCCCGTCGTCGACTACACACCCGGCTGCTTCGACGACAGGGACGCCCGGATCCGCGCCGCGTTCGCCGACCCGGGCACGGCGGCCTGGCGGCTGCGGGCCTGGTACGCGGAGCAGAAGACGTTCGCCGCGTACGTCTCGGACTTCACCGACCAGGTCGACGCCGCCCGCGTCACCGCGCTGATCATGGGCGAGTGGCTCGGCCGGGGAGGACCGGCGGACAGCGGGGCCGACGGGGTCCGCGACCTGCTGATCGCGCAGGCCGACCGGTTCCCCGCGCTGCGTGCCCTGTTCCTCGGCGAGTTCACCGCCGAGGAGTTCGAGATCTCCTGGATCCAGCAGTGCGACGTGACCCCGCTGCTCGCCGCCTTTCCCCGCCTGGAGGAGTTCGTGGTGCGCGGCGGCGACGGCCTGGAGTTCCCCGCGATCCGGCACGAGGCGCTGCGCAGGCTCACCGTGCAGACCGGCGGCCTGCCCCGGAGGCCGGTCGCGGGGATCACGGCCTCGGACCTGCCCGCGCTGGAACACCTGGAGCTGTGGTTCGGCGTCGAGGGCTACGGCCGCAGCACCGAGGTCGACGACCTGGACCGGCTGCTGTCGGGCGGAGCGTTTCCGCGGTTGCGGTCGTTGGGGCTGCGCAACGCCGAGCACACCGACGACCTGGTGCGCGCGCTGGCCGAGGCGCCGCTGCTGGACCGGCTGGAGGTGCTGGACCTGTCGCTGGGCACCCTCTCCGATGCCGGGGCCGAGGTGATCGCCCAAACCCCGGCGTTCCGGCGGCTGCGCCGCCTCGACCTGCACCACCACTACCTGTCCGAGGAGGGCCAGGCGCGGCTGCGCGCCGCCCTGCCCGGAGTCGACCTCGACCTGGACGACCGCCGGGAACCGGACGAGTTCGACCCCGCGGACGACGACCCGGAGTACTTCCGCCACGGCTACCCCGCGGTCACCGAGTAG
- a CDS encoding STM4015 family protein, whose translation MAIYEHLTEFAGLPVVEFPSPDPAVLRDALAAPETVAWRLHTLPHEDEATFEEILVSFLDEVDAAEVTALIVGCWGESYEDTAQEPRDLLIAQADRFPALRSLFFGEFVVEEAEISWIQQCDVAPLLAAFPRLEEFVVRGGDGLEFPATRHGALRRLTVQTGGLPREVTTGVLASELPALEHLELWFGIDWYGGTTEVSDLAPLLEGEGVPNLRSLGLRNSPWGDDLVRALAGAPVLERVRVLDLSSNVLTDAGGEVLATAPAFRTLERLVIRYHFLTEAMEERLRAALPGVDLHLSEREEPDHDVDDDGTEILVYYPEVTE comes from the coding sequence TTGGCCATCTACGAGCACCTCACCGAGTTCGCCGGACTGCCCGTCGTCGAGTTCCCCTCCCCCGACCCGGCGGTCCTCCGCGACGCCCTCGCCGCTCCGGAGACGGTCGCGTGGCGGCTGCACACCCTTCCCCACGAGGACGAGGCGACGTTCGAGGAGATCCTCGTGTCCTTCCTCGACGAGGTGGACGCCGCGGAGGTCACCGCGCTGATCGTCGGCTGCTGGGGGGAGAGCTACGAGGACACCGCACAGGAGCCGCGTGACCTGCTGATCGCGCAGGCCGACCGGTTCCCGGCGCTGCGGTCGCTGTTCTTCGGCGAGTTCGTCGTGGAGGAGGCGGAGATCTCCTGGATCCAGCAGTGCGACGTGGCCCCGCTGCTGGCGGCGTTCCCCCGCCTGGAGGAGTTCGTGGTGCGCGGCGGCGACGGCCTGGAGTTCCCCGCCACCCGGCACGGGGCGCTGCGCAGGCTCACCGTGCAGACCGGCGGCCTGCCGCGCGAGGTCACCACCGGTGTCCTCGCCTCGGAGCTGCCCGCGCTGGAGCACCTGGAACTGTGGTTCGGGATCGACTGGTACGGCGGCACCACGGAAGTGTCCGACCTCGCCCCCCTCCTGGAGGGGGAGGGCGTCCCGAACCTGCGCAGTCTGGGGCTGCGCAACTCGCCGTGGGGCGACGACCTGGTGCGCGCCCTGGCCGGGGCGCCCGTGCTGGAGCGGGTGCGCGTCCTCGACCTGTCCAGTAACGTGCTCACCGACGCGGGCGGAGAGGTGCTGGCCACCGCTCCCGCCTTCCGCACCCTGGAGCGCCTCGTCATCCGCTACCACTTCCTCACCGAGGCGATGGAGGAGCGGCTGCGCGCGGCCCTGCCCGGGGTCGACCTCCACCTGAGCGAACGCGAGGAACCCGACCACGACGTCGACGACGACGGCACCGAGATCCTCGTCTACTACCCCGAAGTCACCGAATGA
- a CDS encoding STM4012 family radical SAM protein translates to MTTLYSHPVAAPPADSPYRSYVYGYPHKTAYRPLADAPRLADVWRDEPTDALSLYFHIPFCEVRCGFCNLFTRSTPPAEQVTAYLEALTRQTAAVAEALGGTARFARAALGGGTPTYLTAAELHRLYDLAEHLLGVDLATIPTSVETSPATATPDRLAVLAARGATRISIGVQSFVDAEAHAAGRPQRRADVDRALAAIREHAPAARLNIDLIYGIAGQTPDSWRHSLDTALAHRPEELYLYPLYVRPLTGLGRSGRAWDDQRLDLYRRGRDHLLEHGYRQVSMRMFERVDAPSVDGPAYCCQTDGMVGLGCGARSYTRDLHYSFDYAVGVSPVRAILDDYVSRGPDGFDRAEVGFRLDDDERRRRHLLQSLLQADGVDPGLYRSRFGSDPRTDFPAEFALLDERGWVVDGSGPVRLTEEGLAHSDAVGPLFFSARVNRLMAEYDAR, encoded by the coding sequence GTGACCACCCTGTACAGCCATCCCGTAGCCGCACCGCCCGCGGACTCGCCGTACCGCTCCTACGTGTACGGCTACCCGCACAAGACCGCCTACCGGCCGCTCGCCGACGCCCCGAGGCTCGCCGACGTGTGGCGTGACGAGCCGACCGACGCCCTGTCGCTGTACTTCCACATCCCGTTCTGCGAGGTGCGCTGCGGGTTCTGCAACCTGTTCACCCGCTCCACGCCGCCCGCCGAACAGGTCACCGCCTACCTGGAGGCGCTCACCCGCCAGACCGCCGCGGTCGCCGAGGCGCTCGGCGGCACCGCCCGCTTCGCCCGGGCCGCCCTCGGCGGCGGCACCCCCACCTACCTGACCGCCGCCGAACTGCACCGCCTCTACGACCTGGCCGAACACCTCCTCGGCGTGGACCTGGCGACCATCCCCACCTCGGTGGAGACCTCCCCGGCCACCGCCACCCCCGACCGCCTCGCCGTGCTGGCCGCCCGCGGCGCCACCCGGATCAGCATCGGCGTGCAGAGCTTCGTGGACGCCGAGGCGCACGCCGCGGGACGGCCGCAGCGCCGCGCCGACGTGGACCGGGCCCTCGCCGCGATCCGCGAGCACGCCCCCGCGGCCCGCCTCAACATCGACCTCATCTACGGCATCGCCGGGCAGACCCCGGACAGCTGGCGCCACTCCCTGGACACCGCGCTGGCGCACCGCCCCGAGGAGCTCTACCTGTACCCGCTGTACGTGCGTCCGCTCACCGGGCTGGGCAGGAGCGGCCGCGCCTGGGACGACCAGCGTCTCGACCTGTACCGGCGGGGCCGCGACCACCTGCTGGAGCACGGCTACCGGCAGGTGTCCATGCGCATGTTCGAACGGGTCGACGCGCCGTCCGTGGACGGCCCCGCCTACTGCTGCCAGACCGACGGCATGGTCGGCCTGGGCTGCGGGGCCCGCTCCTACACCCGCGACCTGCACTACTCCTTCGACTACGCGGTGGGGGTCAGCCCGGTGCGCGCCATCCTCGACGACTACGTCTCCCGCGGACCGGACGGCTTCGACCGCGCCGAGGTGGGGTTCCGCCTCGACGACGACGAACGCCGCCGCCGCCACCTGCTGCAGTCGCTGCTCCAGGCCGACGGCGTGGACCCCGGCCTGTACCGGTCGCGGTTCGGCTCCGACCCGCGCACCGACTTCCCCGCCGAGTTCGCGCTGCTCGACGAGCGCGGCTGGGTCGTCGACGGCTCCGGGCCGGTGCGGCTCACCGAGGAGGGGCTCGCCCACTCCGACGCGGTCGGCCCGCTGTTCTTCTCCGCCCGCGTGAACCGGCTGATGGCGGAGTACGACGCGCGATGA
- a CDS encoding STM4011 family radical SAM protein gives MSLPETLTLLYRGPLASCDYDCAYCPFAKRRDSPERLRADRAALERFVDWVADQAGQSPGTRLSVLFTPWGEGLVRSWYRAAIVRLSHLPHVERVAIQTNLSGRVEWLADCDLATAALWTTFHPTQTPYDRFLGKCRRLRELGVRFSVGIVGLPEHLAAARRLRADLPDDVYLWVNAAEGRSYTDAEAAEWQDVDPLFHYSRHPHPSRGLPCRTGDTVVSVDGNGTVRRCHFLPTELGNLYDGSFAERLRPRPCPAARCDCHIGYVHLEPLDLYEVFRGGVLERVPAGWGRDLRA, from the coding sequence ATGAGCCTGCCCGAGACGCTGACCCTGCTGTACCGGGGGCCGCTGGCCAGCTGCGACTACGACTGCGCGTACTGCCCGTTCGCCAAGCGGCGCGACAGCCCCGAGCGGTTGCGCGCCGACCGCGCCGCCCTGGAGCGGTTCGTCGACTGGGTCGCCGACCAGGCCGGGCAGAGCCCCGGCACGCGCCTGTCGGTGCTGTTCACCCCGTGGGGGGAGGGGCTGGTGCGGTCCTGGTACCGTGCCGCGATCGTCCGGCTCAGCCACCTGCCGCACGTCGAACGGGTCGCCATCCAGACCAACCTGAGCGGCCGCGTGGAGTGGCTGGCCGACTGCGACCTCGCCACCGCGGCGCTGTGGACCACCTTCCACCCCACCCAGACGCCCTACGACCGGTTCCTCGGCAAGTGCCGCCGCCTGCGGGAACTGGGGGTGCGGTTCAGTGTGGGGATCGTCGGACTGCCCGAGCACCTGGCCGCGGCGCGTCGGCTCCGCGCCGACCTGCCCGACGACGTCTACCTGTGGGTCAACGCCGCCGAAGGCCGCTCCTACACCGACGCCGAGGCCGCCGAGTGGCAGGACGTCGACCCGCTGTTCCACTACAGCCGCCACCCGCACCCCAGCCGGGGCCTGCCGTGCCGCACCGGCGACACCGTCGTCTCGGTCGACGGGAACGGCACGGTGCGCCGCTGCCACTTCCTCCCCACCGAGTTGGGCAACCTGTACGACGGCTCCTTCGCCGAGCGGCTGCGTCCCCGCCCCTGCCCGGCGGCCCGGTGCGACTGCCACATCGGCTACGTGCACCTGGAGCCCCTCGACCTGTACGAGGTGTTCCGCGGCGGGGTGCTGGAACGGGTTCCGGCGGGATGGGGCCGCGACCTGCGCGCGTGA
- a CDS encoding aldehyde dehydrogenase family protein, with translation MSKRPFWLAGSATTGDSELTVTNPYTGRTVATVAVPTPEQIEQAVAAAHGVLDETAALPAHVRSEALAHVARRLRERSEEIAQLITAESGKPILWARAEAGRAVSVFTWAAEEVRRDSGRMQRLDTDAGGAGRVALIRRVPKGAVLAISPFNFPLNLVAHKVAPAIAVGAPIVVKPAPATPLSALVLGEILAETDLPAGAFSVLPMPNELAQPMITDERLPVISFTGGQFGWELRRMAPNKHVTLELGGNAAAVVLADADLDWAARRIALFGNNQAGQVCIGVQRVVVEDAVYDEFAAKLVERVEELVTGDPADEATQVGPLIDEAAAARVEQWVNEAVESGATLLTGGTRDGVTVAPTVLADVPDDAKVVCEEVFGPVMVLRRVSDVDAAFAEVNNSDYGLQAGVFTRDLPTAFRAHRELKVGGVIIGDVPSYRADQMPYGGVKKSGVGKEGVRSAMDDLTDERVLVLTGVL, from the coding sequence ATGTCCAAACGTCCGTTCTGGCTGGCCGGGTCTGCTACCACCGGCGACAGCGAACTCACCGTCACCAACCCCTACACGGGCCGGACCGTGGCGACCGTCGCGGTTCCCACCCCCGAGCAGATCGAGCAGGCCGTCGCCGCCGCGCACGGCGTCCTGGACGAGACCGCGGCCCTGCCCGCCCACGTCCGCTCCGAGGCGCTCGCCCACGTGGCCCGGCGGCTCAGGGAGCGGTCCGAGGAGATCGCCCAGCTCATCACCGCGGAGAGCGGCAAGCCGATCCTGTGGGCGCGCGCCGAGGCGGGGCGGGCCGTCTCGGTGTTCACCTGGGCGGCCGAGGAGGTCCGCCGCGACAGCGGGCGGATGCAGCGGCTGGACACCGACGCCGGCGGAGCGGGCCGGGTCGCGCTGATCCGCCGCGTCCCCAAGGGCGCCGTGCTGGCGATCTCCCCGTTCAACTTCCCCCTCAACCTGGTCGCGCACAAGGTCGCCCCGGCTATCGCGGTGGGCGCCCCCATCGTGGTCAAGCCCGCCCCCGCCACCCCCCTGTCCGCTCTGGTGCTCGGCGAGATCCTCGCCGAGACCGACCTGCCCGCCGGGGCGTTCTCGGTGCTGCCGATGCCCAACGAGCTGGCGCAGCCGATGATCACCGACGAACGGCTGCCGGTCATCTCCTTCACCGGCGGCCAGTTCGGCTGGGAGCTGCGCAGGATGGCCCCGAACAAGCACGTCACCCTGGAACTGGGCGGCAACGCCGCCGCCGTCGTGCTGGCCGACGCCGACCTGGACTGGGCGGCCCGGCGCATCGCCCTGTTCGGCAACAACCAGGCCGGCCAGGTCTGCATCGGCGTGCAGCGGGTCGTCGTCGAGGACGCCGTCTACGACGAGTTCGCCGCGAAGCTGGTGGAGCGGGTCGAGGAGCTGGTGACCGGCGACCCCGCGGACGAGGCCACCCAGGTGGGCCCGCTCATCGACGAGGCCGCCGCGGCCCGGGTCGAGCAGTGGGTGAACGAGGCGGTCGAGAGCGGCGCCACGCTGCTCACCGGCGGCACCCGCGACGGCGTCACCGTGGCCCCGACCGTGCTGGCCGACGTGCCCGACGACGCGAAGGTGGTGTGCGAGGAGGTCTTCGGCCCGGTCATGGTGCTGCGCCGGGTCAGCGACGTGGACGCGGCGTTCGCCGAGGTCAACAACAGCGACTACGGCCTCCAGGCGGGCGTGTTCACCCGCGACCTGCCCACGGCCTTCCGGGCGCACCGCGAGCTGAAGGTGGGCGGCGTCATCATCGGCGACGTCCCGTCCTACCGTGCCGACCAGATGCCCTACGGCGGCGTCAAGAAGTCCGGCGTCGGCAAGGAGGGGGTCCGCTCGGCGATGGACGACCTCACCGACGAGCGGGTGCTGGTCCTCACCGGAGTGCTCTGA
- a CDS encoding OmpA family protein, with amino-acid sequence MTERQYGHWWAAAARNTRTAGREREPQRGPWSGFVTLPLVGVLVLGLFAFSVALFPPGPHDHDTATAASDTDGAPERSPEEPVRRGTGVASRKEEARPAEETGTEGGRSAGPAERRELPAEETGPEVTAVVHFSHNGTELTYEGIVALQRFAERAVAAEAAWVRIDGYGDDTGTPEANLRVSLQRAEETAAFLQERMPVEGIDFVTAGHGAADPVADNSTVEGRARNRRIEATAGTGAPGAGRSDRGVPPADEERDDVAGVPVPQVERLVPGGG; translated from the coding sequence GTGACGGAACGACAGTATGGGCATTGGTGGGCCGCTGCGGCCCGGAACACGAGGACCGCGGGCCGGGAACGGGAGCCGCAGAGGGGGCCGTGGTCCGGCTTCGTCACCCTCCCCCTCGTCGGCGTCCTCGTTCTCGGCCTGTTCGCGTTCTCGGTCGCGCTGTTCCCGCCCGGACCGCACGACCACGACACGGCTACGGCTGCCTCCGACACCGACGGTGCCCCCGAGCGGAGCCCCGAGGAGCCGGTGCGCAGGGGCACCGGTGTCGCCTCCCGGAAGGAGGAGGCAAGACCCGCGGAGGAGACCGGGACCGAGGGGGGCCGCTCCGCCGGCCCGGCGGAGCGCCGGGAGCTCCCGGCGGAGGAGACCGGCCCGGAGGTCACCGCGGTGGTCCACTTCTCCCACAACGGCACCGAACTCACCTACGAGGGAATCGTCGCACTGCAGCGTTTCGCCGAGCGGGCGGTCGCGGCCGAGGCCGCCTGGGTGCGCATCGACGGGTACGGGGACGACACCGGGACCCCCGAGGCGAACCTGCGGGTCTCCCTGCAGCGCGCCGAGGAGACGGCGGCCTTCCTCCAGGAGAGGATGCCGGTGGAGGGGATCGACTTCGTCACCGCGGGCCACGGCGCCGCCGACCCGGTGGCCGACAACAGCACCGTGGAGGGACGCGCCCGCAACCGCCGTATCGAGGCGACCGCGGGCACCGGCGCCCCCGGGGCCGGCCGCTCCGACCGCGGCGTCCCGCCCGCCGACGAGGAGCGGGACGACGTGGCGGGAGTGCCCGTGCCGCAGGTCGAACGGCTGGTCCCGGGGGGCGGCTGA
- a CDS encoding STM4013/SEN3800 family hydrolase: MDTRPDMNEVVGTHDILLVTLDTLRYDVAARLLAEGRTPNLAAVLPDGGWERRHAPASFTYASHLAMLAGFLPTPAEPGPHPRLFAAGFPGSATTDERTWTFDAPDLPTALAGVGYHTACVGGTGFFNRLSALGSVLPDLFAESHWEPSFGVTDPASFEHQVARAVDVIAATPAEQPLFLLVNVSALHQPNWFHLPGATRDDGDSPASHAAALEYVDRHIPALFEAAASRRPCFTIVCSDHGTAYGEDGYTGHRLGHETVWTVPYAHFVLRR, translated from the coding sequence ATGGACACCCGACCCGACATGAACGAGGTGGTCGGCACCCACGACATCCTGCTGGTCACCCTCGACACGCTCCGCTACGACGTGGCGGCGCGCCTGCTCGCCGAGGGACGCACCCCCAACCTGGCCGCGGTGCTGCCCGACGGCGGCTGGGAGCGGCGGCACGCCCCCGCGAGCTTCACCTACGCCTCCCACCTGGCGATGCTCGCCGGGTTCCTGCCCACGCCCGCCGAGCCGGGCCCCCACCCCCGGCTGTTCGCGGCGGGTTTCCCCGGCAGCGCCACCACCGACGAGCGCACCTGGACCTTCGACGCCCCCGACCTGCCCACCGCGCTCGCCGGCGTCGGCTACCACACCGCGTGCGTGGGCGGCACCGGCTTCTTCAACCGGCTCTCCGCGCTCGGCTCGGTGCTGCCCGACCTGTTCGCCGAAAGCCACTGGGAGCCCTCCTTCGGCGTCACCGACCCCGCCTCCTTCGAGCACCAGGTGGCGCGCGCGGTCGACGTCATCGCGGCCACCCCCGCCGAGCAGCCGCTGTTCCTGCTGGTGAACGTGTCCGCGCTGCACCAGCCCAACTGGTTCCACCTGCCCGGGGCCACCCGCGACGACGGCGACTCGCCGGCCAGCCACGCCGCCGCACTCGAATACGTCGACCGGCACATCCCCGCCCTGTTCGAGGCGGCCGCCTCCCGCCGCCCCTGCTTCACCATCGTCTGCTCCGACCACGGCACCGCCTACGGTGAGGACGGCTACACCGGCCACCGCCTCGGCCACGAGACCGTGTGGACGGTTCCCTACGCGCACTTCGTCCTGCGGCGCTGA